The following proteins are encoded in a genomic region of Liolophura sinensis isolate JHLJ2023 chromosome 7, CUHK_Ljap_v2, whole genome shotgun sequence:
- the LOC135471462 gene encoding protein CFAP276-like — protein sequence MDIDTSRKPYGFELYQNDNDFMGQQNSVNYPYNDPTHLAQKRDPWNRLNGKCTLASARREVYHHDPQAPRDSLDFVLKSQYDHHSEFWKPKNETLTQPETKGVDNGRMLKNRVKEIPEAKPPLNHPLRMTEQEKRESIHSINNAIESHHTQTTNRGYARKHDGGFYAS from the exons ATGGATATCGACACTTCAAGAAAGCCTTACGGGTTTGAACTGTATCAGAACGATAATGATTTTATGGGACAACAAAATTCAGTG AATTATCCATACAATGATCCCACACATTTAGCACAGAAAAGGGACCCATGGAACAGATTAAATGGCAAATGCACCTTGGCAAGTGCTCGAAGGGAAGTTTATCATCATGACCCTCAAGCACCTCGTGACAGTCttgattttgtgttaaaatctCAATATGACCACCACAGTGAGTTCTGGAAGCCAAAAAATGAAACGCTTACACAACCAGAGACCAAGGGGGTAGACAATGG ACGCATGTTAAAAAATAGAGTGAAAGAAATTCCTGAAGCCAAACCTCCACTCAATCATCCTCTTCGAATGACAGAGCAAGAGAAACGAGAAAGCATTCACAGCATAAATAATGCCATTG AGAGCCACCACACACAGACCACTAACCGTGGCTATGCCAGAAAGCACGATGGCGGTTTTTATGCCTCATAA